One genomic window of Deinococcus deserti VCD115 includes the following:
- a CDS encoding acetamidase/formamidase family protein codes for MTIIPVPAERLIYAMDRSNAPLVTVPDGSVLTFETRDCFEDQIQDAGADFVTLDWTRVNPATGPVFVEGAQPGDALAVEIQHIEIGSQAVMVTGPGLGVEGDVLEHPTVRVYPINDGHITMGAVKIPVQPMIGVIGTAPAGDPVPNGTPGPHGGNMDTRLIQAGTTLLLPVEVEGGLLAMGDLHAAMGDGEVSVCGLEVPGRVTVRVRVVPQCRWPLPMLHTDTHVYTIASAVTLDEAAVMATKQMSAFVQAGTGLSPADAIGLLSAAGNLQISQVVDPLKTCRFELSLDILSALGFTPERDIRLAATAGQPAAD; via the coding sequence ATGACTATTATCCCGGTACCGGCCGAGAGGCTGATCTACGCGATGGACCGTTCAAACGCGCCGCTCGTGACCGTGCCTGACGGCAGCGTCCTGACCTTTGAGACCCGCGACTGCTTTGAAGACCAGATCCAGGATGCCGGAGCGGACTTTGTCACCCTCGACTGGACCCGGGTCAATCCCGCCACCGGACCGGTTTTTGTTGAGGGTGCCCAGCCCGGCGACGCTCTTGCCGTGGAGATCCAGCACATCGAAATCGGGTCACAGGCTGTCATGGTCACGGGTCCTGGACTTGGTGTGGAAGGCGACGTCCTGGAGCACCCCACGGTCCGGGTGTATCCCATCAACGATGGGCACATCACTATGGGCGCGGTGAAGATTCCTGTGCAGCCCATGATTGGCGTGATCGGGACAGCACCTGCAGGCGACCCTGTGCCCAACGGCACGCCCGGTCCCCATGGGGGGAACATGGACACCCGCCTGATTCAGGCTGGAACGACCCTGTTGCTGCCGGTCGAGGTGGAAGGCGGACTGCTCGCGATGGGAGACCTTCATGCCGCCATGGGGGACGGGGAAGTCAGCGTGTGCGGGCTGGAGGTCCCTGGCCGGGTCACCGTGCGCGTCAGGGTCGTGCCCCAGTGCCGCTGGCCTCTGCCGATGCTGCACACCGATACGCACGTGTACACCATTGCCAGCGCGGTGACGCTGGACGAGGCGGCCGTGATGGCGACCAAGCAGATGAGCGCGTTTGTTCAGGCTGGGACAGGCCTGTCCCCGGCAGACGCCATTGGACTTCTGAGCGCCGCTGGGAACCTTCAGATCAGTCAGGTGGTGGATCCGCTCAAAACCTGCCGGTTTGAACTGTCCCTGGATATCCTGAGCGCACTGGGATTCACCCCTGAGCGCGATATCCGTCTCGCAGCGACGGCTGGTCAGCCAGCTGCCGACTGA
- a CDS encoding transposase: protein MHTTLRELSRIREGRDTIPSVGVIDSESVTTTDAGGPRGYDGGKKVSGRKRHLLVDTTDLVIAIKVHEGDVQRRRGTCANLAERVPRMQRVWADAGYSGKMIGDIKTHVG, encoded by the coding sequence GTGCACACTACGTTGCGTGAGCTGAGCCGTATTCGTGAGGGAAGGGACACCATACCAAGCGTGGGAGTTATCGACAGCGAATCGGTCACAACCACTGACGCAGGCGGTCCTCGAGGGTACGACGGGGGAAAGAAGGTGAGCGGCCGCAAGCGTCATCTGCTCGTAGATACGACGGATTTGGTGATCGCCATCAAAGTGCATGAAGGGGACGTCCAAAGGCGGCGCGGTACTTGTGCGAACCTTGCCGAACGTGTTCCCCGCATGCAGCGCGTATGGGCCGACGCGGGGTACAGCGGCAAAATGATAGGGGACATCAAGACACACGTGGGCTGA
- a CDS encoding S10 family peptidase: MRKDQEETRDQTQIDVKVRVPDAEAKEDSRPRDEVRVTHHRITVGEREIAYTVTTGTMVLAEEQHSKEGESEGFKPRAQVFFVAYALDGDHDPRVRPVTFSFNGGPGSSSVWLHLGLLGPRRVAMGDAGALLGPPYDLTDNEFTLLTHSDLVFIDPVSTGYSRVTEGQKPGDFHGFQKDIESVGDFIRLWTSRAGRWLSPKFLIGESYGTTRAAGLSGYLQERHGMFLNGIMLISSILDFSTVDFTPGHDLPYLVHLPTAAATAWYHGKLGRERTLPEVLREAEAFADGDYARALHAGARLSQEQRVEVAQRYSDLTGLSPEFVLRNDLRVTLARFCKELLRDEGRTVGRLDSRFTGIDRDMGGESGEYDPSMSAILGPYTAAMNHYVRVELGFESDLPYEILTGRVRPWSYKEFENRHVRVSDTLRKAMHQNPHLKVLVASGYFDFATPYHATRHTLDHLQLDPSLRGNLRETFYEAGHMMYVALPSLEQQGADLKHFIGWASGLSSAPEKS, translated from the coding sequence ATGAGGAAAGACCAGGAAGAGACACGCGATCAGACCCAGATTGATGTGAAGGTCAGGGTGCCGGATGCAGAAGCCAAAGAAGACAGCAGGCCGCGGGACGAAGTCAGGGTCACCCACCACCGAATCACTGTGGGTGAACGGGAGATTGCTTACACCGTCACGACCGGAACCATGGTGCTGGCCGAAGAGCAGCATTCCAAAGAGGGAGAATCAGAAGGTTTCAAACCTCGCGCCCAGGTGTTCTTTGTGGCCTACGCGTTGGACGGTGACCATGATCCGCGTGTGCGGCCAGTGACGTTCAGCTTTAACGGTGGCCCAGGCAGCAGTTCGGTCTGGCTGCATCTGGGGCTGCTGGGACCCCGCCGCGTGGCTATGGGCGATGCCGGCGCTCTCCTGGGCCCGCCCTACGACCTGACCGACAACGAGTTCACGCTCCTGACCCACTCAGACCTGGTGTTTATCGACCCGGTCAGCACCGGGTACTCGCGCGTGACCGAAGGACAGAAGCCCGGAGACTTTCATGGCTTTCAGAAAGACATTGAATCTGTAGGAGACTTTATCCGGCTGTGGACAAGCCGGGCTGGACGCTGGCTGAGCCCCAAGTTCCTGATCGGCGAGAGCTATGGCACGACCCGTGCTGCCGGGCTCAGCGGTTACCTGCAGGAGCGCCACGGGATGTTCCTGAACGGCATCATGCTGATCAGTTCCATCCTGGATTTCTCGACCGTGGACTTCACGCCAGGCCATGACCTGCCGTACCTGGTGCATCTGCCAACCGCAGCAGCCACTGCCTGGTATCACGGCAAACTTGGCCGGGAACGCACCCTGCCCGAAGTCCTGCGCGAGGCCGAAGCATTTGCGGACGGCGACTACGCCCGCGCCCTGCATGCCGGGGCCCGCCTCAGCCAGGAACAACGGGTGGAGGTTGCGCAGCGCTACAGCGACCTGACAGGCCTGAGTCCTGAGTTCGTCCTCCGCAACGACCTGCGTGTCACGCTTGCCCGGTTCTGCAAGGAACTGCTGCGGGACGAGGGCCGCACGGTAGGCCGGCTGGACAGCCGCTTTACCGGCATCGACCGGGATATGGGTGGTGAGAGCGGCGAGTACGACCCCAGCATGAGCGCTATTCTGGGCCCCTATACCGCCGCGATGAACCATTACGTCCGAGTAGAACTTGGATTCGAGTCTGATCTTCCCTATGAGATCCTGACCGGCCGGGTGCGGCCCTGGAGCTATAAGGAGTTCGAAAACCGGCATGTGCGCGTTTCAGACACGCTGCGCAAGGCCATGCACCAGAATCCGCATCTGAAGGTCCTGGTGGCCTCGGGCTACTTCGATTTCGCCACGCCGTATCACGCGACACGGCACACGCTCGACCACCTGCAACTCGATCCGAGCCTGCGGGGAAACCTGCGTGAGACCTTCTATGAGGCCGGGCATATGATGTACGTTGCGCTGCCCAGCCTGGAACAACAGGGGGCAGACCTGAAGCATTTTATCGGCTGGGCAAGTGGCCTGTCGTCAGCCCCCGAAAAGTCCTGA
- a CDS encoding acyl-CoA dehydrogenase family protein, whose amino-acid sequence MTTMTRHSPLESAQAVAALVRQHAAEGERTGCLHPEVVEALKQAGIYRLLLPQAYGGIEASLAEVQDVLEELAAADGATGWCAMIGAGSNAFSAWLDPAGAQELFGQDTHVVSASMFSPTGRAERVEGGYRVSGRWAFGSGCLQSQVILGNSVVTQEGEPQVLENGSPETIMTFFPAARVTIIPRWDVMGLKATASHDFEVEDVFVPEQHTLRLFSDPPRLDRPLYRLPFQMLLWLWMAPVPLGIARGALEAFTTFAQGHTRLGSKETLSDHPGTQSKFAQAYASFAAARAYVRHVSSQAWDHAVQGQSVAPQLVAEAGLASRHATLTAAHVTETLYELSGTSALRSDSTVQRAFRDAHAAMLHIAFGAAIDENSGRTLLKAQPAGLEA is encoded by the coding sequence ATGACCACTATGACTCGGCATTCGCCTCTGGAAAGCGCCCAGGCGGTCGCCGCCCTGGTCCGCCAGCATGCAGCTGAAGGGGAGCGCACCGGATGCCTTCACCCGGAAGTGGTAGAGGCGCTGAAGCAGGCGGGTATCTACCGGCTGCTGCTGCCACAGGCTTACGGCGGCATTGAAGCGTCTCTGGCTGAGGTTCAGGACGTCCTGGAAGAACTCGCCGCAGCGGACGGTGCGACCGGATGGTGCGCCATGATCGGTGCGGGTTCCAATGCCTTCAGTGCCTGGCTGGACCCGGCAGGAGCGCAGGAGCTGTTTGGCCAGGACACACATGTGGTGTCCGCAAGTATGTTTTCTCCGACCGGAAGGGCCGAACGCGTCGAGGGGGGCTACCGGGTCAGCGGCCGGTGGGCCTTTGGCAGTGGCTGCCTGCAGAGTCAGGTGATCCTCGGCAACAGCGTCGTCACGCAGGAAGGTGAACCGCAGGTCCTGGAGAACGGATCACCTGAGACGATCATGACCTTCTTTCCCGCTGCCCGTGTGACCATCATTCCGCGTTGGGACGTGATGGGACTCAAGGCCACTGCCAGTCATGACTTTGAGGTGGAAGACGTCTTTGTGCCGGAGCAGCACACTTTGCGGCTCTTTTCTGACCCTCCCCGGCTGGACCGTCCGCTGTACCGGTTGCCCTTCCAGATGCTGCTGTGGCTGTGGATGGCGCCGGTTCCCCTGGGCATTGCCCGTGGAGCCCTGGAAGCTTTTACCACCTTTGCGCAGGGCCACACCCGGCTCGGCTCAAAGGAGACGCTCAGCGACCATCCCGGAACCCAGTCGAAATTTGCTCAGGCCTACGCCTCGTTTGCTGCGGCGCGGGCGTACGTACGTCACGTCTCGAGCCAGGCGTGGGACCACGCGGTCCAGGGACAGTCCGTCGCGCCGCAGCTGGTGGCCGAAGCTGGACTGGCGTCCCGCCACGCGACCCTGACCGCCGCACACGTGACCGAGACCCTCTACGAACTCAGCGGTACCAGCGCGCTGCGCTCGGACAGCACAGTGCAGCGGGCCTTCCGGGACGCCCACGCGGCCATGCTGCACATTGCCTTTGGCGCTGCCATCGACGAAAACTCGGGACGTACGCTGCTCAAGGCACAACCAGCCGGTCTGGAAGCGTAG
- a CDS encoding alpha/beta hydrolase family esterase, with product MKDVLTPFLLTLALVSCADTLSSPLGAQSQSEVPVGVSSGAATAGGLTRNYQLYVPATNNNRPRPLVVMLHGCTQSPQSFAAGTRMNTLADQEGFLVVYPEQSASANASRCWNWFEPAHQARNTGEPAVIKAMVDKVRSQVAVDSKQVYVAGLSAGGAMSVIMGATYPDVFAAIGVSAGLEYQAATDLTGALAAMRLGGPDPDAQGKMAYSASEGIRRRVAAIVFHGSNDLTVAPVNGTQVAAQWVQTNDLADDGIENDSVSEDQKVTSAGSVPGGRSYTVETYAQGLVEHWNIAGMSHAWSGGSREGSYTDPTGPDASAVMWRFFNAAFR from the coding sequence ATGAAAGATGTTCTGACACCATTCCTGCTTACTCTGGCTCTGGTGAGCTGTGCGGACACGCTGAGTTCTCCACTGGGCGCGCAGAGTCAGTCTGAAGTTCCGGTGGGGGTCTCGTCCGGCGCTGCGACAGCAGGAGGACTGACGCGAAATTACCAGTTGTACGTGCCCGCCACGAACAACAACCGGCCCAGGCCGCTGGTGGTGATGCTGCATGGGTGCACCCAGAGTCCTCAGAGCTTTGCTGCGGGAACCCGGATGAATACCCTGGCTGATCAGGAAGGCTTTCTGGTGGTATATCCAGAGCAGTCTGCCAGTGCCAATGCCAGCAGGTGCTGGAACTGGTTCGAACCTGCTCACCAGGCCCGGAACACCGGGGAACCTGCCGTGATCAAGGCCATGGTCGACAAAGTCAGGTCGCAGGTGGCGGTCGACTCCAAGCAGGTGTATGTCGCAGGTCTTTCGGCTGGTGGAGCGATGAGCGTCATCATGGGAGCAACGTATCCGGATGTCTTTGCGGCTATCGGAGTAAGCGCTGGACTGGAGTATCAGGCCGCGACGGATCTGACAGGGGCCCTGGCGGCCATGAGACTGGGCGGTCCTGACCCAGATGCTCAGGGCAAGATGGCGTACAGCGCTTCAGAAGGGATCCGCCGGCGTGTGGCCGCCATCGTTTTTCACGGCTCGAACGACCTGACGGTGGCGCCAGTGAACGGTACCCAGGTGGCGGCGCAGTGGGTGCAGACCAATGATCTGGCAGACGACGGTATAGAGAACGACAGCGTGTCCGAAGATCAGAAGGTAACGAGTGCAGGGTCGGTACCAGGAGGCCGGTCCTACACAGTAGAAACGTATGCGCAAGGTTTGGTTGAGCACTGGAATATTGCGGGAATGAGCCATGCCTGGAGTGGGGGAAGCCGCGAAGGCAGTTACACCGATCCCACCGGCCCCGACGCCAGCGCTGTCATGTGGCGCTTCTTTAACGCCGCGTTCCGGTAA
- the aqpZ gene encoding aquaporin Z, with protein MTRMSRLVAEFIGTFWLVFGGAGSAVFAAAFPEVGIGLLGVSLAFGLAVMTMAYSVGHISGSHFNPAVTLGVWAGGRFPARDVLPYILAQVAGGILAALLLYGIARGTPSFDLATDGLAANGYGQHSPGRYSLMAGFVVELVLTFMFLIIIMGATHRKAPAGFAPIAIGLALTLIHLISIPITNTSVNPARSTGPALIVGGWAVQQLWMFWLAPLLGGLLGGMAYRSMFKDDSAPDITGETQPVT; from the coding sequence ATGACGCGCATGAGCCGTTTGGTTGCCGAGTTTATCGGAACGTTCTGGCTGGTCTTCGGTGGAGCAGGCAGTGCCGTCTTTGCGGCCGCCTTTCCGGAGGTAGGCATCGGGTTATTGGGTGTGTCCCTGGCGTTCGGACTTGCCGTCATGACCATGGCCTACAGTGTTGGCCACATCTCTGGGAGCCACTTCAATCCAGCTGTTACCCTTGGCGTATGGGCAGGTGGGCGCTTTCCAGCCCGTGACGTGCTGCCATATATCCTGGCTCAGGTTGCTGGCGGTATTCTCGCAGCCCTTCTGCTGTATGGCATCGCCCGTGGCACTCCTTCTTTTGACCTGGCTACTGACGGGCTCGCAGCAAATGGATACGGCCAGCATTCCCCAGGACGTTATTCGCTGATGGCTGGGTTTGTGGTGGAACTGGTCCTGACATTCATGTTCCTGATCATCATCATGGGGGCAACACACCGCAAGGCGCCCGCAGGCTTCGCGCCAATTGCAATTGGCCTGGCGCTGACTTTGATTCATCTGATCAGCATTCCCATCACGAATACATCCGTAAATCCAGCCCGCAGCACAGGGCCTGCGCTGATCGTTGGTGGATGGGCAGTGCAGCAGCTTTGGATGTTCTGGCTTGCTCCATTGCTCGGGGGCCTCCTTGGAGGAATGGCTTACCGCTCCATGTTCAAGGACGACTCCGCACCGGATATCACAGGAGAAACCCAACCTGTGACCTGA
- a CDS encoding PKD domain-containing protein, giving the protein MSFPRTFRALTLALLLGASASAASSPDLLISPTGDVTIAGRSVQLRTAPQFIEGALLVPLRETAALLGRNVQVSGTLMQVGRLVVQTSNRTMTIDGVPYAGALVVTPGGDPLVEARLLAYALDGQLVTRPGGAVALTGVPAQGTPAVSTPAPVNPPITSPAPPPSTPAPQPAGAGLPEARFATNKTVYAPGERVVYTDFSFDQDGLNLARQWTGAEEVFFTPGEHRITLTVTNSKGRVSAPFTRIVQVQGAPVNTPLSYALRHTPIGSTFKDTLNPAYPAVTPVTQAGASFPLLFSDSPETPTQSGVLYQDRASGRVRVVAYHINRLPRPARLYVLARPRSAAAAVQVLRGGSAGGTRIESVLGQVSVLDFLTGTGSPRQQLSTSGVTALYTSPLLTPEQGATALLDLHITGEADLSVVMLEEGRPLTDETLRALPVLPPDAQHQRGTFPGAVRSLTVRVGSSPARLTLGDNLSDPALSGVDATTGAPQRLSGNYGVQYDITVENSVPGNSTVATFVPRGGAYRGGLTVEDGQDRQIIRIPGSGVLTNGDHPMMLWKTRSRSFRLSFIPTGGSFLPVSLVFYPHQGELRP; this is encoded by the coding sequence GTGTCGTTTCCCCGTACCTTCCGCGCCCTGACTCTTGCCCTGCTGCTTGGCGCATCAGCGTCAGCGGCCAGCAGTCCAGACCTGCTGATCTCCCCTACCGGGGACGTCACGATTGCCGGTCGCAGCGTTCAATTACGTACTGCCCCGCAGTTTATTGAGGGTGCGCTGCTGGTGCCTCTGCGTGAAACTGCCGCCCTGCTGGGCCGAAACGTACAGGTCAGCGGAACCCTGATGCAGGTTGGACGACTGGTGGTCCAGACCAGCAACCGGACCATGACTATTGACGGTGTTCCCTATGCTGGCGCACTGGTCGTCACCCCGGGTGGAGACCCGCTCGTGGAGGCACGCCTGCTGGCATACGCCCTCGACGGGCAGCTGGTCACCCGGCCGGGGGGCGCTGTAGCCCTGACGGGCGTTCCAGCGCAAGGCACCCCAGCTGTCAGCACGCCGGCGCCAGTCAATCCACCCATTACTTCACCGGCGCCGCCGCCGTCCACTCCTGCGCCTCAGCCAGCAGGAGCCGGCCTCCCGGAAGCGCGTTTTGCAACCAATAAAACAGTCTACGCTCCCGGAGAACGGGTTGTTTACACCGATTTCTCCTTCGACCAGGACGGGCTGAATCTGGCGCGGCAATGGACCGGCGCGGAGGAAGTGTTCTTTACCCCCGGCGAGCACCGCATAACGCTGACGGTGACGAACAGTAAGGGCCGGGTCAGTGCGCCGTTCACCCGAATTGTTCAGGTGCAGGGCGCCCCGGTGAACACACCACTCTCGTATGCGCTGCGCCATACCCCCATTGGCTCGACCTTCAAAGACACCCTTAATCCTGCCTACCCCGCCGTGACGCCCGTAACCCAGGCAGGCGCTTCTTTCCCACTGCTGTTCAGCGACTCCCCGGAAACACCTACCCAAAGCGGCGTGCTGTACCAGGACCGGGCGTCCGGGCGGGTGCGCGTCGTGGCCTACCACATCAACCGGCTCCCCAGACCCGCACGCCTGTATGTCCTGGCGCGGCCCCGCAGCGCGGCAGCCGCCGTGCAGGTCCTTCGCGGAGGCAGCGCTGGAGGCACGCGCATAGAAAGCGTGCTTGGACAGGTGAGTGTGCTGGACTTTCTGACCGGTACCGGCTCTCCTCGTCAGCAGCTCAGCACTTCAGGCGTAACGGCGCTGTATACCAGCCCACTGCTGACGCCTGAACAGGGAGCCACAGCGCTGCTTGACCTGCACATTACCGGTGAGGCTGACCTCAGCGTGGTCATGCTTGAGGAGGGCAGGCCGCTGACCGACGAGACCCTCAGGGCCCTTCCAGTTCTGCCACCTGACGCTCAACATCAACGCGGCACATTCCCAGGGGCAGTACGCAGCCTCACTGTACGGGTAGGGTCCTCACCTGCACGCTTGACGCTGGGCGACAACCTGAGTGACCCGGCGCTCAGTGGTGTGGACGCAACCACCGGGGCGCCGCAGCGCCTGAGCGGCAATTACGGGGTTCAGTACGACATCACGGTCGAGAACTCCGTCCCCGGCAACAGCACCGTAGCCACGTTCGTGCCGCGTGGTGGCGCTTACCGCGGCGGCCTGACCGTAGAGGACGGACAGGACCGTCAGATCATCAGAATTCCCGGTTCAGGGGTCCTGACCAATGGTGACCACCCGATGATGTTGTGGAAGACGCGGTCGAGATCCTTCCGGCTTTCTTTTATTCCTACGGGAGGCTCATTCCTCCCGGTTTCCCTGGTGTTCTACCCGCACCAGGGTGAGCTCAGGCCCTGA
- a CDS encoding MurR/RpiR family transcriptional regulator, whose product MYSASSNLPPILRRLHLQRGEAGAATGRVIECILDDPEAFLGLTIAELSERTKTSDATVVRLVQSLGFGGFQDFKLQLSRSLAVTRQSNLAVDAGDAAVTIVGKVFDNAGVALRDTLEHLDLEAFSAAVHSVSLSRHVALIGLGWSGLVAQDGEQRGARLGISCKAYTDPSMFLQASSLLEPTDVLIAVSFSGASADIVRAARLARQTGATVVALTGLGRSALARTAHHTLTSSAPGDMYRPEVLNVRFAQLCLLDALFTSFHVSQEPYMTERLSRAQDARRALNADSA is encoded by the coding sequence ATGTACAGTGCCTCTTCCAATCTGCCGCCCATTCTGCGTCGCCTGCATCTGCAGCGCGGCGAGGCTGGGGCAGCAACTGGCCGGGTCATTGAGTGCATCCTCGACGATCCGGAAGCCTTTCTGGGGCTGACCATTGCAGAGTTGAGTGAGAGGACAAAAACCAGTGACGCCACAGTGGTCCGTCTGGTACAGAGTCTGGGATTCGGAGGATTCCAGGATTTCAAACTGCAGCTGTCCCGGTCTCTGGCTGTCACACGCCAGAGCAATCTTGCCGTCGATGCCGGCGACGCCGCCGTCACGATTGTGGGCAAGGTGTTCGACAATGCCGGCGTTGCCCTGCGGGACACGCTCGAACACCTGGACCTGGAAGCTTTCAGTGCCGCGGTGCATTCCGTTTCTCTCTCCCGGCACGTGGCTCTGATTGGACTCGGGTGGAGTGGCCTGGTGGCCCAGGATGGCGAACAGAGGGGCGCGCGCCTGGGAATCTCCTGTAAGGCCTATACCGATCCGAGCATGTTTTTACAGGCAAGTTCCCTTCTGGAACCTACCGATGTCCTGATCGCCGTGTCGTTCAGCGGCGCAAGCGCGGACATTGTCAGGGCTGCCCGTCTGGCCCGGCAGACAGGGGCCACAGTGGTGGCACTGACAGGACTGGGGCGCTCCGCACTGGCCCGCACCGCGCACCATACGTTGACCAGTTCTGCGCCAGGTGACATGTACCGGCCTGAAGTGCTGAATGTCCGGTTCGCTCAGCTCTGCCTGCTTGACGCCCTCTTTACCAGCTTCCACGTCTCCCAGGAACCGTACATGACCGAACGGCTCTCACGGGCGCAGGACGCCCGCCGCGCGCTGAACGCCGATTCCGCCTGA
- a CDS encoding ABC transporter substrate-binding protein: MRKVTLFALTAILSMNAAQAQSFKWDSAKGTTLRVLLNQHPWTTAMQPYFPEFEKLTGIRLVTETYPEAQFRQKVLVELSTGGQNLDAFMMSPGQEGQLYARSGWVEDLDNYVKNKAITAGNWGYSDFYPSVLNSTRYAGVMTGVPIQTETTMLFYRKDLFQKHGVAVPKTLKQLEAAAKALNGKDGVVGIALRGRGSAATSQFAPYMYAYGSQWLKDGQANFTDPKFVQAMTYYTNLLRNYGPQAAVTMSWPEVTNLFSQGKAAMFTDASLFRSIVDDPKSSSVAGKVGFAAMPGNKPTVTTWTLAISKGSRNKQAAWLFTQWATNRENQLRVLLKDVPAVRRSVWNDPAFKRQDSSPEWTQAHLGQLNRATPLWNPPVSQVGEVRDALGQAIVGILQGGNATDLLKRAEQATNNIISKEK, translated from the coding sequence ATGCGTAAAGTCACCCTGTTTGCCCTGACTGCCATTCTGTCGATGAACGCCGCACAGGCCCAGAGCTTCAAATGGGATTCTGCCAAAGGCACCACCCTGCGGGTGCTGCTCAACCAGCACCCGTGGACCACGGCGATGCAGCCTTACTTTCCCGAATTTGAGAAGCTGACTGGTATTCGCCTGGTCACAGAAACCTACCCTGAAGCGCAGTTCCGGCAGAAGGTACTCGTGGAGCTCTCGACCGGAGGCCAGAACCTCGACGCGTTCATGATGTCACCCGGACAGGAAGGGCAGTTGTACGCCAGAAGCGGCTGGGTAGAGGATCTGGACAACTACGTGAAGAACAAGGCCATCACGGCCGGCAACTGGGGCTACAGCGACTTTTATCCGTCGGTCCTGAACTCCACCCGGTACGCCGGCGTGATGACAGGGGTGCCTATCCAGACCGAGACCACCATGCTGTTCTACCGCAAGGACCTGTTCCAGAAGCACGGTGTGGCTGTCCCGAAAACCCTCAAACAGCTGGAGGCAGCAGCCAAGGCCCTGAACGGCAAGGACGGCGTCGTGGGCATTGCCCTGCGGGGCAGGGGCTCGGCTGCAACCAGTCAGTTCGCCCCCTACATGTACGCTTACGGCAGCCAGTGGCTCAAAGACGGACAGGCCAATTTCACGGATCCGAAATTCGTGCAGGCCATGACCTACTACACCAACCTGCTACGGAACTACGGTCCGCAGGCTGCGGTCACCATGAGCTGGCCCGAAGTCACCAACCTGTTCTCTCAGGGCAAAGCCGCGATGTTTACCGACGCGAGCCTGTTCCGCTCCATCGTTGATGACCCCAAGAGCAGTTCCGTTGCCGGGAAGGTAGGCTTCGCGGCCATGCCGGGAAACAAACCCACGGTAACGACCTGGACGCTTGCGATCAGCAAGGGCAGCCGCAACAAGCAGGCGGCGTGGCTCTTCACGCAGTGGGCCACCAACCGTGAAAACCAGCTCCGCGTCCTGCTGAAGGATGTTCCGGCGGTCCGCCGCAGTGTCTGGAACGACCCAGCTTTCAAGCGGCAGGACAGCAGCCCCGAATGGACCCAGGCACACCTGGGCCAGCTGAACCGCGCCACGCCGTTGTGGAACCCTCCCGTCAGTCAGGTGGGCGAAGTGCGCGACGCCCTCGGGCAGGCCATCGTCGGCATTCTGCAGGGGGGCAACGCCACCGATCTGCTGAAACGCGCCGAGCAGGCCACCAACAACATCATCAGCAAAGAAAAGTAA